The following proteins come from a genomic window of Nitrospira sp.:
- a CDS encoding Cobyric acid synthase, with protein MTARALAILGTGSDVGKSLITAGICRLLRRNGVRVAPFKAQNMSLNSFVTPHGHEIGRAQALQAEACGISPHVDMNPILLKPESDNCSQIIVLGKVLGKREASAYFGDRQGLWSVVEESYARLASQYEVLVIEGAGSAAEVNLREHDLVNWPVVKLSDAQVLLVADIDRGGVFAQVLGTLDLLGPDERARVCGVIINKFRGDAKLFADGVRFLKARSGLPVLGVVPFLRDLMIDQEDSLDLRQHSQTSFVSDRVNIAVILLPHMSNFTDFNMLASETDVALKYVAFPSTLAEADVVIIPGSKNTLADLAYLKDKGYVPALDNHLRNGRELIGICGGYQMLGRTISDPCAVEQGGMSGGLGYLNTETELTQAKCTTQVEASLENVFVGGQLVRGYQIHMGVTRRVNELPCFRVRHRHSALREETRLSNAMKEEEFDGAIGKDGLVWGTYIHGVFDEPGFRRVWLNRARMRKKLPPLDIQASKSVTSRLQGELDRWADHLSSNVDLSDLLR; from the coding sequence ATGACGGCGAGAGCCCTTGCAATTCTTGGTACCGGCTCGGATGTAGGGAAAAGTTTGATCACGGCCGGAATCTGTCGCCTGCTTCGTCGGAACGGTGTCCGAGTGGCACCATTCAAAGCCCAAAACATGTCGTTGAATTCGTTCGTCACTCCTCACGGTCATGAAATCGGACGAGCTCAAGCCCTTCAGGCAGAGGCCTGCGGGATTTCACCGCATGTTGATATGAATCCGATTCTCCTCAAGCCGGAATCCGACAATTGCTCACAGATCATTGTCCTTGGCAAGGTGTTGGGAAAACGTGAGGCATCGGCGTACTTCGGCGACCGGCAAGGACTCTGGTCTGTGGTCGAAGAAAGCTACGCTCGGTTGGCTAGTCAGTACGAAGTACTCGTGATTGAGGGGGCAGGCAGTGCGGCAGAAGTCAACCTCCGTGAGCATGATCTGGTCAATTGGCCGGTCGTCAAACTGTCCGATGCGCAGGTCCTACTGGTGGCCGATATCGATCGGGGCGGGGTCTTTGCGCAAGTTCTGGGAACCTTAGATTTATTGGGACCTGACGAGCGCGCCAGAGTCTGTGGCGTCATCATCAATAAATTCCGTGGTGATGCCAAGTTATTTGCCGACGGGGTGAGGTTCTTGAAAGCACGAAGCGGGCTGCCGGTGTTGGGTGTTGTGCCGTTTCTTCGCGATCTGATGATCGATCAAGAAGATAGCCTCGATCTCAGGCAGCATTCACAAACAAGTTTTGTATCCGACCGAGTCAATATTGCCGTCATTTTGCTGCCGCATATGAGCAACTTTACCGATTTTAATATGTTGGCGTCGGAAACAGATGTTGCCTTGAAATATGTCGCCTTCCCATCCACGCTTGCCGAAGCCGACGTCGTGATAATTCCCGGTAGCAAAAATACCCTGGCAGATCTCGCCTATTTGAAGGACAAAGGATATGTCCCTGCATTGGATAATCATTTGCGCAATGGGCGAGAACTGATCGGTATTTGTGGCGGCTATCAAATGCTCGGCCGAACAATCTCGGATCCTTGCGCGGTCGAGCAAGGTGGAATGAGCGGTGGACTCGGCTACTTGAATACAGAAACGGAGCTCACGCAAGCAAAATGCACCACGCAAGTGGAAGCTAGCTTGGAAAATGTTTTTGTGGGCGGTCAGCTGGTGCGGGGATATCAAATTCATATGGGCGTCACGCGACGCGTGAACGAACTTCCCTGTTTTAGAGTTCGCCACCGTCATTCAGCACTGAGGGAGGAAACTCGCCTCTCGAACGCTATGAAAGAAGAAGAGTTCGATGGAGCCATTGGAAAAGACGGTCTTGTGTGGGGCACGTACATCCATGGTGTGTTTGATGAGCCTGGCTTTCGTCGTGTCTGGCTCAATCGCGCTCGTATGAGGAAAAAGCTTCCCCCTCTTGATATTCAGGCTTCGAAATCGGTGACCTCTCGATTGCAGGGTGAACTCGATCGGTGGGCCGATCATCTATCGAGCAATGTCGACCTGTCCGATCTTCTTCGATGA
- a CDS encoding Two-component transcriptional response regulator, LuxR family, with protein MSKIMVVDDSYAELQLIESYLKAAQHTVVSFSTADGLEDKIASEKPDLIVLDVVMPGRNGFQACRDLKTDARFKSIPIVLCTSKGQESDKFWGQQQGANGHVVKPFKSEDLLQAVKLALR; from the coding sequence ATGAGCAAAATCATGGTTGTCGATGACTCGTACGCAGAACTGCAGTTGATCGAGTCGTATCTGAAGGCTGCCCAACACACCGTGGTCTCGTTTTCAACCGCAGATGGGTTGGAGGACAAAATCGCCTCTGAAAAACCGGACCTCATCGTCTTGGATGTGGTCATGCCGGGCCGCAATGGATTTCAGGCATGCAGGGATTTGAAAACCGATGCTCGCTTCAAGAGCATTCCGATTGTGCTCTGCACCTCGAAGGGACAAGAAAGCGACAAGTTTTGGGGGCAGCAACAGGGAGCCAATGGACATGTGGTGAAGCCCTTCAAATCGGAGGACCTCCTGCAAGCTGTGAAGCTTGCACTACGCTGA
- a CDS encoding Positive regulator of CheA protein activity (CheW), whose protein sequence is MIAIDELPQLHSDSVPAQTRSTESLRVCLVALGEETFAIDLRQVVEVFVPESITPVPGMSAALVGVTNLRGTIVPLADVRAVLGISASGLPKYAVIIRHGTQRVGILVENVPEIRTIPSDDLVTTSVRTATESLPLFSGFVKTDKKPSAILEMSRLLASIERTTNDQNP, encoded by the coding sequence ATGATTGCCATAGATGAGTTGCCTCAACTTCATTCGGACTCAGTCCCAGCACAGACACGATCCACCGAATCATTGAGGGTTTGCCTGGTCGCACTGGGAGAAGAAACCTTCGCCATAGACTTACGCCAAGTCGTCGAGGTCTTCGTGCCTGAATCGATTACGCCTGTGCCAGGGATGTCTGCTGCATTGGTCGGTGTCACCAATCTACGTGGAACCATCGTTCCTCTTGCGGATGTGAGGGCCGTTTTGGGCATATCCGCTTCCGGCCTTCCGAAATACGCGGTGATTATTCGTCATGGGACTCAACGAGTCGGTATTCTAGTCGAAAACGTACCGGAAATTCGCACGATTCCATCTGACGATCTCGTGACCACTTCGGTTCGCACTGCGACCGAAAGCCTCCCCCTGTTCTCTGGGTTCGTCAAAACCGACAAGAAACCCAGCGCCATATTAGAAATGTCGCGACTGTTGGCGTCCATAGAAAGGACGACCAATGATCAGAATCCATAA
- a CDS encoding Methyl-accepting chemotaxis protein, with protein MAKVRETWKWSPRAWFKNLKALHKILIGFSVIIVGMLAIGLIGLTGLSRLQGQLSSIYDESTVGVSHVAVSSTNLSLYHNALLSVADQRQKSDFDEAIIPLAELKRRTLTPLEAYRTSATHETVDGRRDGQELDVLLFTLREYFASAESAVGALHDSFDPSLTDEQRQSMRELATTLLSTEVTLWHGRSIWRFQWVAQLIRDVASELNDSGQRMAVYLTKVMLGGAVVALLLAIAIGYFLAHSIVRDIIHVADVATQAAAGNLRARAKLESDDEVGHMAKAFNIMLDRITTLVSTEEERDRMQKQLVQFLVLVSDVGKGDLTKRGEVTADMFGNLADGFNLMIQRFSQLMKQVRQAAERVNTSASKLRDNAGQMAGTARHQADESIKALGAVEQLASSMRQVTETAGASSEAAREVLQATEAGRLAVQETVQDMQRIQLAVQRMSKQIKALGDRSLEISQIVSTIRDIANQTNLLALNAAIEAAGAGEAGARFAVVADQVRKLAESSTQATREIADLVKVIQSETQHAVVAMEHETQAVEAGSASALRTGDVFKEISKIAQRSAELAQSIAASAATQTVSTEQVGRSIKDFTGGAVATQKATDSARATVEDMVTLAEGLTTSVSQFKLA; from the coding sequence ATGGCGAAGGTTAGGGAGACATGGAAATGGTCGCCTCGTGCATGGTTTAAAAATCTGAAGGCCCTGCATAAGATCCTTATAGGGTTTTCCGTCATCATTGTCGGCATGCTGGCGATCGGCTTGATCGGTTTGACGGGCCTCAGTCGGCTGCAGGGCCAGCTGAGTTCCATCTATGACGAATCAACCGTGGGAGTGTCGCACGTCGCGGTGAGCAGCACGAATCTCAGCCTTTATCACAATGCGTTATTGAGCGTGGCGGACCAGAGACAAAAGAGTGATTTCGACGAGGCCATCATTCCCCTTGCCGAATTGAAGAGGCGCACCCTGACGCCGCTTGAGGCATATCGAACCTCCGCCACGCACGAGACGGTGGATGGCCGCCGTGACGGACAAGAGTTGGACGTCCTCCTTTTTACGTTGAGAGAATACTTCGCGTCGGCTGAAAGCGCAGTGGGAGCGTTACACGATAGCTTCGATCCTTCGCTCACGGATGAACAGAGGCAGTCGATGAGGGAATTGGCTACGACGCTGCTGTCAACTGAAGTGACGTTGTGGCACGGACGATCGATATGGCGCTTCCAATGGGTCGCGCAGCTCATTCGAGACGTGGCGAGCGAGTTGAATGACAGCGGCCAACGCATGGCCGTATACCTTACCAAGGTGATGCTCGGTGGAGCAGTTGTGGCACTTCTTCTGGCGATCGCCATCGGCTATTTCCTCGCGCACAGCATCGTAAGGGACATCATTCATGTAGCCGACGTTGCGACACAGGCCGCCGCAGGAAATTTGCGGGCCCGCGCAAAATTGGAGAGCGATGATGAAGTCGGTCATATGGCCAAGGCGTTCAACATCATGTTGGATCGAATCACGACTCTGGTCTCGACGGAAGAAGAGCGGGACAGAATGCAAAAACAACTCGTGCAGTTTCTTGTGTTGGTATCCGATGTCGGGAAAGGAGATTTGACCAAGCGCGGTGAAGTGACGGCCGATATGTTTGGAAATCTGGCGGATGGATTCAATCTCATGATTCAACGCTTTTCACAGTTGATGAAACAAGTTCGCCAGGCGGCGGAACGCGTCAACACGTCGGCGAGCAAGCTGAGGGACAATGCCGGACAAATGGCCGGGACCGCGAGACATCAAGCCGATGAATCGATCAAGGCACTCGGCGCAGTCGAACAGTTGGCATCATCGATGCGCCAAGTGACGGAGACGGCGGGAGCATCATCCGAAGCAGCCCGCGAAGTCTTACAGGCCACTGAAGCCGGTCGGCTCGCGGTGCAGGAGACCGTTCAGGATATGCAGCGCATTCAATTGGCAGTCCAACGTATGTCGAAACAGATCAAGGCGCTCGGTGACCGTTCATTGGAAATTTCACAAATCGTATCGACCATTCGGGATATCGCCAATCAAACCAACCTCTTGGCGCTCAACGCCGCAATAGAAGCAGCCGGTGCCGGTGAGGCCGGAGCACGCTTCGCCGTGGTCGCCGATCAAGTTCGAAAGCTTGCGGAGAGCTCGACGCAGGCGACCCGAGAGATTGCGGACCTGGTGAAAGTTATCCAGAGCGAAACTCAACATGCCGTCGTTGCGATGGAGCATGAAACTCAAGCGGTCGAGGCCGGGTCGGCCTCGGCCTTGCGTACAGGCGATGTATTTAAGGAAATTTCGAAGATCGCTCAGCGGTCTGCGGAACTCGCCCAAAGCATTGCGGCATCGGCGGCTACCCAAACGGTTTCAACCGAGCAGGTCGGACGCTCAATCAAGGACTTTACCGGAGGTGCCGTGGCGAC